One window from the genome of Bacilli bacterium encodes:
- a CDS encoding sugar ABC transporter permease, translated as MHFRRGLGNTLIYLLLGVMAVVWMFPIIWLMAQSFRAPVYSYTINPSGQMVITASNLGFTPIRPNHWWGYIFPEKWSLDNYYLLFTDTANYDYLHYFLNTLIVAIFTCIISTVIVLLTSYAFSRLRFKARKPMMKLLMILGMFPGFMSMIAIYFILKGIGLLPGGGRTSVPTANYLIAIVLVNISGAAMGYYVSKGYFDTISRSIDEAAEIDGANKAQIFWNITLPLSKPIVIYQALTAFMGPWGDYIFSSTITRTEKRAWLVAQGLFSMIDGLGDLNIYFTRYAAGSILLSVPIVILFIFMQRYYVSGVTGGAVKG; from the coding sequence ATGCATTTTCGGCGCGGACTCGGGAATACGCTTATTTACCTTTTGCTCGGAGTTATGGCGGTCGTTTGGATGTTTCCGATTATTTGGCTCATGGCGCAATCTTTTCGGGCTCCGGTTTATTCCTATACGATTAATCCTTCCGGCCAGATGGTTATAACGGCGAGCAATCTTGGATTTACTCCGATCAGACCAAATCATTGGTGGGGATATATATTCCCGGAGAAGTGGAGTTTGGACAACTATTACTTGCTCTTTACCGATACGGCTAACTACGATTATCTGCATTACTTTCTCAACACTTTAATCGTGGCGATTTTTACCTGTATTATATCGACGGTTATCGTCTTGCTTACATCCTATGCCTTCTCTCGTCTGCGGTTTAAAGCCCGTAAGCCGATGATGAAACTTTTAATGATTCTCGGTATGTTTCCTGGATTTATGTCGATGATTGCTATTTACTTTATTCTCAAAGGAATCGGTTTACTACCAGGAGGTGGAAGAACAAGCGTTCCAACAGCCAATTATTTGATTGCGATTGTTTTGGTTAACATTTCTGGCGCAGCGATGGGATATTATGTTTCCAAGGGATATTTTGACACTATTTCCCGTTCAATTGATGAAGCTGCCGAAATTGATGGGGCAAATAAAGCACAGATTTTTTGGAACATTACTCTTCCACTTTCTAAACCGATTGTTATTTATCAAGCCTTAACGGCATTTATGGGGCCATGGGGCGATTATATTTTCAGTAGCACGATTACCCGGACAGAAAAACGTGCCTGGTTGGTTGCGCAGGGGCTATTTTCAATGATCGATGGATTAGGTGACTTAAACATATACTTCACTCGCTATGCCGCGGGATCGATTCTTCTATCGGTGCCGATTGTTATTCTCTTCATCTTCATGCAGAGATACTACGTTTCCGGTGTAACGGGTGGCGCGGTGAAAGGATAA
- a CDS encoding alpha-amylase family glycosyl hydrolase, producing the protein MANKKSRLAIGFIGFTLLLTGCGNNQNSQSSSSEETTSNSTSPIDYEIGDYTNAGGTFYEIFVRAFADSNNDGIGDLNGVKNKISYLKTLGISGIWLMPVNPSPSYHGYNVSNYYGIESDYGTLSDFENLVSVADENDISIIIDLVINHSGSDNPYFQKSAAYVTGTNRSAENASYADWYTWHEGAVTPDENLKGTYRRYQSTNWYYLANFDSSMPDFNLDSEGVRNEITSIAYYWLDKGVSGFRLDATTWFYENDHQKNIQFLSWFNTMVKNHKSDAYIVGEAWLDSADYNKLPDYYASGVDSFFYFAGSQSTGAFATGIQNTNGEWLSSTLETYYDQLFASSPTALNASFLSNHDQDRSSGYAAFYQMLKRKLGASVYLLTPGIPYLYYGEEIGLKGSGADENKRLPMIWSELDKSEECTPVSGYTYDLSRQVTAGATDLLPENFSLLNHYRKVISIRNRYPGIQSAHIEALDLGRVPLMGIKLTEPSLPDGELVIVHNFAAEEQTFATSLIVADEIDTSEIRPLVDGGNITLAPYSSVVLVKGN; encoded by the coding sequence ATGGCGAACAAGAAAAGTCGTTTAGCCATCGGTTTTATCGGTTTCACTTTGCTTCTCACCGGCTGTGGCAATAATCAAAATTCGCAATCCTCTTCTTCAGAGGAGACGACGAGTAATAGCACATCGCCTATTGACTATGAAATAGGCGATTATACCAATGCCGGAGGAACATTTTACGAAATTTTTGTCCGGGCATTTGCCGATAGCAATAATGATGGTATCGGCGATTTAAATGGCGTTAAAAATAAGATTTCTTATTTGAAAACGCTGGGCATATCCGGAATATGGTTGATGCCGGTTAATCCCTCCCCGAGTTATCACGGATATAATGTATCGAATTATTATGGCATTGAGTCGGACTACGGAACCCTCAGTGATTTTGAAAATCTTGTGAGCGTGGCCGACGAGAATGATATTTCGATAATTATCGATTTGGTCATCAACCACAGCGGAAGCGACAATCCTTATTTTCAAAAGTCGGCGGCCTATGTTACCGGAACTAATCGGAGCGCGGAAAATGCATCGTATGCGGACTGGTATACATGGCATGAAGGCGCGGTTACTCCCGATGAGAATTTGAAGGGAACCTATCGCCGATATCAGAGTACCAATTGGTACTATCTGGCTAATTTTGATTCATCGATGCCCGATTTTAATTTAGATAGCGAAGGCGTTCGCAATGAAATAACGAGTATTGCCTATTACTGGCTGGATAAAGGGGTAAGCGGATTTAGGCTTGATGCCACCACTTGGTTTTATGAAAACGATCATCAAAAGAACATCCAGTTTCTTTCTTGGTTCAATACCATGGTCAAAAATCACAAAAGCGATGCCTACATCGTTGGTGAAGCGTGGCTTGATAGTGCCGACTATAATAAACTGCCTGATTATTATGCCAGTGGGGTCGATAGTTTCTTCTACTTTGCCGGATCGCAAAGTACGGGCGCGTTTGCCACGGGAATTCAAAACACCAATGGTGAATGGCTGTCGTCAACGCTGGAAACCTATTATGACCAACTTTTTGCCAGCAGTCCCACGGCATTAAATGCCTCCTTCCTCAGCAATCATGATCAAGATCGCTCCAGCGGATATGCGGCATTTTATCAGATGTTAAAACGAAAATTAGGTGCCAGTGTGTATCTTCTCACTCCGGGCATTCCCTACCTCTATTACGGCGAGGAAATCGGCTTAAAGGGAAGCGGCGCGGATGAGAATAAACGTTTACCGATGATTTGGAGCGAACTTGACAAAAGTGAAGAATGCACTCCGGTTTCGGGCTATACATATGACTTATCGCGGCAAGTAACCGCGGGCGCCACGGATTTACTGCCGGAAAACTTTTCACTTTTAAATCATTATCGAAAGGTGATTTCAATTCGTAACCGTTATCCGGGAATTCAAAGCGCGCATATTGAAGCATTGGATTTAGGAAGGGTCCCGTTAATGGGAATAAAGTTGACCGAACCTTCACTTCCCGATGGAGAATTAGTAATAGTTCATAATTTTGCCGCTGAGGAGCAAACCTTTGCCACCAGTTTAATAGTTGCGGATGAGATTGATACCTCAGAAATTCGTCCGTTAGTCGATGGGGGAAACATCACCTTGGCCCCTTATTCTTCGGTTGTTCTTGTGAAAGGAAATTAA
- a CDS encoding NUDIX hydrolase N-terminal domain-containing protein produces MESKNYYDFLLKINSIARIGLTFSTDPYALTNYQTILDESNMMIESFEHVNLTPNTIFERRIYPTPNISVRTICLNEKGQVLLVQEAKDQGYSLPGGWCDLYDSPSEAARNECRQEAGADVVIERLVGVINRTPFVSPVSVPEYALVFKGKVQGSLHEHEYETLNVDYFDPNALPTLSKKMTEAEIKRIIFAAINGESIFD; encoded by the coding sequence ATGGAAAGCAAAAACTACTATGATTTTTTACTAAAAATCAATTCAATCGCACGAATTGGTCTGACTTTCTCGACCGACCCTTACGCGTTGACCAATTATCAGACAATTCTTGATGAATCAAATATGATGATTGAAAGTTTTGAGCATGTCAACCTCACGCCCAATACCATCTTTGAGCGTAGAATTTATCCAACCCCGAACATCAGCGTCCGTACCATTTGTCTTAACGAAAAAGGGCAGGTGCTCTTAGTGCAAGAGGCGAAAGATCAAGGATATTCCCTTCCCGGAGGTTGGTGTGATCTATATGATTCCCCTAGCGAAGCCGCCCGCAATGAGTGTCGGCAAGAGGCGGGAGCCGATGTCGTTATCGAGCGCTTGGTTGGAGTGATTAATCGGACACCATTTGTAAGCCCGGTGAGTGTTCCTGAATATGCGCTTGTATTTAAGGGTAAAGTTCAAGGCTCGCTTCATGAACACGAATATGAAACATTGAATGTGGATTATTTTGATCCTAATGCCCTTCCTACCCTTTCTAAAAAGATGACGGAAGCAGAGATCAAGAGAATTATTTTTGCGGCAATAAACGGAGAAAGTATTTTTGACTGA
- a CDS encoding extracellular solute-binding protein, protein MFKKSKVAVVALTSLLLAACGGTQASTITSSTTSDSTSLADPVTVTVTDDTVRSTIDSSFLPGVTAQRVRLTVWSETESHPLFKELIGEFAKQYFYDESSNTKYEFIVTIGDEFSDAATKITQDLDVAPDVFGFPDDQLGKLVDAGAIQEITGSNKTWVNENNVQASVSSATYNNKLYAFPQTADNGYFLYYNKNYLTADDVKTFDGILAKLESTNQQIVFPFEDSWYIPSFFFNQGNISYDPATKTMTCDFDNAVGLEGARGFAKIVQEHTAALRIADVNANSALFATTDSEGAPITPVAVAGVTGTWNAGPLRAAMGSGYAATKLPTFTPYDENDAALAQRQMGSFAGSKLIGTKAQDDPDKLYFSSLLAKYLTSEDAQVRRFQSQGFGPSNIMAQNDPAVLADVAISALNAQAPYAVSQSRSVGNTFWDPTAAFGKSVVANDYGEGLTLADALAAWVAALTTPAA, encoded by the coding sequence ATGTTTAAAAAGTCAAAAGTTGCTGTTGTTGCTTTGACTTCGCTGCTCTTAGCAGCATGTGGCGGAACGCAAGCATCGACAATAACCAGTTCGACCACTAGCGATTCGACAAGTTTAGCTGACCCCGTTACAGTTACGGTTACCGATGACACGGTTAGGTCCACAATTGATAGCTCATTCTTACCGGGTGTTACGGCGCAGAGAGTTCGTCTGACCGTTTGGTCGGAAACAGAATCTCATCCGTTGTTCAAAGAATTGATTGGTGAATTCGCTAAACAATATTTTTATGATGAATCTTCAAATACAAAGTACGAATTTATTGTCACGATCGGTGATGAATTCTCCGATGCGGCGACCAAGATCACTCAAGATTTAGATGTTGCCCCTGATGTCTTTGGTTTCCCCGATGATCAACTCGGAAAATTGGTTGATGCGGGAGCCATTCAAGAAATCACTGGTTCTAATAAGACGTGGGTGAACGAAAACAATGTTCAAGCATCTGTTTCTTCTGCAACCTATAACAACAAATTATATGCATTTCCACAAACGGCTGATAACGGTTACTTCTTGTATTATAATAAGAATTATCTTACCGCCGATGATGTGAAAACATTTGATGGAATTCTTGCCAAACTTGAATCCACCAATCAGCAGATTGTTTTCCCGTTTGAAGATTCATGGTACATTCCATCTTTCTTCTTCAATCAAGGAAATATATCTTATGATCCGGCCACAAAGACGATGACTTGCGACTTTGATAACGCAGTTGGTCTTGAAGGGGCAAGAGGATTTGCCAAGATTGTTCAAGAACATACGGCGGCTCTAAGAATTGCTGACGTTAACGCAAACTCAGCTTTGTTTGCGACAACGGATAGTGAAGGAGCCCCGATTACTCCAGTCGCGGTCGCCGGTGTTACCGGAACTTGGAATGCCGGACCATTGAGAGCAGCTATGGGCAGTGGATATGCGGCTACCAAGTTGCCGACATTTACTCCTTATGATGAAAATGACGCCGCGCTTGCTCAACGTCAAATGGGCTCATTTGCCGGTTCAAAATTAATCGGCACCAAAGCTCAAGACGATCCAGATAAGTTATACTTCTCCAGTTTGCTTGCTAAGTATTTGACCAGTGAAGACGCTCAGGTTCGTCGTTTCCAATCTCAAGGATTTGGACCATCCAATATCATGGCCCAAAATGATCCGGCGGTTCTTGCCGATGTGGCCATCTCCGCGCTTAATGCTCAAGCTCCATATGCGGTTAGCCAATCGCGTTCAGTCGGCAATACCTTCTGGGATCCGACGGCGGCCTTTGGAAAATCGGTGGTCGCTAACGATTATGGCGAAGGATTGACTCTAGCCGATGCTTTAGCGGCTTGGGTAGCTGCCCTCACAACCCCAGCGGCTTAA
- a CDS encoding alpha-glucosidase translates to MEKRIWWKKAVGYEIYPQTFADSNNDGIGDLPGITSKLHYLKMLGIDLIWICPFLESPMDDNGYDISDYYRVNPLFGTNDDLKELIKQAHELGIHVIMDFVLNHTSDENAWFIEARKNRQSEEHDYYIWQPPRYDEKGNRQPPNNWRGFFSDSAWAYDEVADEYYMRIFSKKMPDLNWENPLLRKKIYEIARHYLDLGIDGFRLDAIAHLARDLSFANSTQNPDYDGLTLDVSKFSNRERLFDYLHEFKKAVLEDYPLAMTVGEVGGSSTTLTALKYSHKDYGSINMVFNFDTCWENGAYGSETLRDDQIITNVWNLKHNFARWYNDCHRDAWLPLYWVNHDHPRVLSQYGNVAFRKESGKMLALVLLFMYGTPFLYQGEELGMSNVDYQSLDDFTSDVSARNYIFDARKRGLDDELILRFLRRTSRINSRTPMQWKNAPYAGFSLVPPRIKPVNNYQEVNAEDEIKDPDSIFNFYRQAIALRKDMAILDSVTMSDFVLENEDDPNVFAYRHPGKKHLFVVANFRPYPVNFNSSFLGFEHRTLLCNYLNPSLIVGGNQINLRPFECFLWEIEDN, encoded by the coding sequence ATGGAAAAAAGAATTTGGTGGAAAAAGGCCGTTGGCTACGAGATATATCCCCAGACATTTGCCGATAGCAACAACGATGGTATCGGTGATTTGCCGGGTATAACTAGTAAACTTCATTATCTAAAAATGCTAGGCATCGATTTAATTTGGATTTGCCCATTTTTAGAGTCGCCGATGGATGATAATGGATACGATATTTCCGATTATTACCGCGTTAATCCATTGTTTGGCACGAATGACGATTTAAAAGAGTTGATCAAACAGGCGCATGAGCTCGGCATCCACGTTATTATGGACTTTGTTCTCAACCACACTTCGGATGAAAATGCTTGGTTTATCGAAGCCCGTAAAAATCGGCAATCGGAAGAACATGATTACTATATTTGGCAACCACCCCGATATGATGAAAAGGGTAATCGACAACCGCCGAATAATTGGCGGGGCTTTTTTAGCGACTCGGCGTGGGCGTATGACGAAGTGGCGGATGAGTATTACATGCGAATTTTCTCCAAGAAAATGCCGGATTTAAATTGGGAAAATCCCCTATTAAGAAAGAAAATCTACGAGATTGCCCGTCACTATTTAGATTTAGGCATTGATGGCTTTCGCCTGGATGCGATTGCCCACTTAGCTCGCGATCTTTCATTTGCCAATTCGACTCAAAATCCGGATTATGATGGATTGACTTTGGATGTAAGTAAGTTTTCTAATCGCGAGCGCCTATTTGATTACCTTCACGAATTTAAGAAAGCGGTATTGGAAGACTATCCCTTGGCTATGACGGTAGGCGAGGTCGGAGGAAGCTCCACTACGCTGACGGCTCTAAAGTATTCCCATAAGGATTATGGATCAATTAATATGGTTTTTAATTTTGATACCTGCTGGGAAAATGGAGCATATGGAAGTGAGACATTACGCGATGATCAAATCATTACTAATGTTTGGAATTTAAAACATAATTTTGCTCGTTGGTATAATGACTGCCATCGCGATGCCTGGCTCCCTTTATATTGGGTAAATCACGATCATCCGCGAGTTCTTAGTCAGTATGGTAATGTGGCTTTTCGAAAAGAATCAGGAAAGATGCTCGCATTAGTTCTCCTGTTTATGTATGGGACACCCTTTCTTTATCAAGGTGAAGAACTTGGAATGAGCAATGTTGACTATCAGTCTTTAGATGACTTTACAAGCGATGTCAGTGCGCGAAATTATATTTTTGATGCGCGTAAACGAGGACTCGATGATGAGCTAATATTACGGTTTTTGAGACGAACATCTCGTATTAACTCTCGCACCCCTATGCAATGGAAAAACGCCCCATATGCCGGATTTAGTCTAGTTCCTCCCCGTATTAAACCCGTGAATAACTATCAGGAAGTAAATGCGGAAGATGAGATAAAAGATCCGGATTCGATTTTTAATTTCTATCGCCAAGCAATCGCCTTACGTAAAGATATGGCAATTCTTGATTCGGTGACGATGAGTGATTTTGTTTTGGAAAATGAAGATGATCCGAATGTCTTTGCCTATCGTCACCCAGGAAAAAAGCACCTTTTTGTTGTGGCTAATTTTCGCCCGTATCCAGTTAATTTTAATTCAAGCTTCTTAGGATTTGAGCATCGTACATTACTCTGTAATTATCTTAATCCGAGTTTAATAGTGGGTGGCAATCAAATAAATTTAAGACCTTTCGAATGCTTCCTTTGGGAGATTGAGGATAATTGA
- a CDS encoding sugar ABC transporter permease has protein sequence MKEQNVKKLGFFPWIGQSILDSIIKLGKWLLDFLWTIIKAFINIFVFAYKIIVKVGKAIGLWFYNYVNRFIKGNFKTRLSYLFVGFGHITNGQVVKGVALLVLEALFIVFMVLPQGGAYWLSQINIFGQIGGDGMRWIGDIGTTYNYVIISKFGEVLITKTTGFASNSMLVMLYSIATLLIIAAFFALYTYGISAAYSLQQKKEEGTHIATFKEETHALLDRRFHVTVLSLPTLTILTFTILPLIFMILLAFTNASLFYFPPSRRFAWTGLDTFGQLFGGNAGYSFAIGEIFKWTILWAVLATFTNYIGGMILALLINKKGIKFKKIWRTLFIISIAIPQFISLSMMAKFLAKDGPIFNALDALGWMKPINIFNDTRSARTSVVLINMWIGMPYTMLITSGILMNIPADLYESARIDGAGPVTQFFKITLPYMLFVTGPYLITQFIGNINNFNVIFFLTGGGPDITTRGITYGRTDLLITWLYDLTLGGSKQEYAIGSAIGIIVFLISAFISLVMYSKSSANVNEDEFQ, from the coding sequence ATGAAAGAGCAAAATGTAAAAAAACTTGGCTTCTTTCCTTGGATCGGTCAATCAATTCTTGATTCAATAATCAAATTAGGAAAGTGGTTGCTTGATTTCCTTTGGACAATTATTAAAGCTTTCATCAACATCTTTGTCTTCGCATATAAAATCATTGTCAAAGTAGGTAAGGCGATTGGACTATGGTTTTATAATTACGTAAATCGTTTTATTAAAGGAAATTTTAAAACCCGATTATCCTATCTCTTCGTCGGTTTTGGTCATATTACTAATGGCCAAGTCGTCAAAGGAGTGGCTCTGCTGGTTTTAGAGGCCCTGTTTATTGTATTTATGGTTCTCCCTCAAGGAGGAGCGTATTGGCTTAGTCAAATAAATATATTTGGCCAAATTGGCGGCGATGGGATGCGTTGGATTGGCGACATAGGGACGACTTATAATTATGTCATAATATCCAAGTTCGGCGAGGTGCTCATTACGAAGACCACCGGATTTGCCTCAAATTCAATGCTGGTGATGCTCTACTCGATAGCCACACTATTGATTATTGCGGCCTTTTTTGCACTTTACACTTACGGAATCAGTGCTGCTTATTCGCTTCAACAGAAGAAAGAAGAGGGGACGCATATCGCCACCTTTAAGGAAGAGACACACGCCTTATTAGATCGTCGCTTTCATGTTACGGTTTTAAGTCTACCGACCTTAACGATACTGACGTTTACCATCCTTCCTTTGATATTCATGATTTTGCTGGCTTTTACGAATGCCAGTTTGTTTTATTTCCCCCCGTCAAGAAGATTTGCCTGGACCGGGCTTGATACTTTCGGTCAGCTTTTCGGCGGGAATGCCGGTTATTCGTTTGCCATCGGCGAGATTTTTAAGTGGACAATTTTGTGGGCGGTTTTGGCCACCTTCACCAATTATATTGGCGGAATGATTTTGGCATTACTCATCAACAAAAAAGGCATTAAATTCAAAAAGATTTGGCGGACATTATTTATTATATCAATCGCCATTCCGCAATTTATTTCCCTGTCGATGATGGCTAAATTCCTTGCTAAGGACGGGCCGATTTTTAATGCCTTGGATGCCTTGGGGTGGATGAAACCAATCAATATATTCAATGATACGCGTTCCGCGCGAACGAGTGTTGTCTTGATTAACATGTGGATTGGTATGCCTTATACAATGTTGATTACATCGGGAATATTAATGAATATTCCGGCGGACTTATATGAATCGGCGCGCATTGATGGCGCGGGTCCGGTAACGCAGTTCTTTAAGATTACTCTCCCCTATATGTTGTTTGTCACCGGTCCATATCTAATCACTCAGTTCATTGGCAACATAAATAACTTCAACGTTATCTTCTTTCTGACCGGCGGCGGCCCCGATATTACCACGCGTGGTATTACTTACGGTCGAACGGACTTGCTGATTACTTGGTTATATGATTTAACACTCGGCGGTTCTAAGCAGGAGTACGCGATCGGCTCGGCTATCGGCATCATAGTTTTCTTAATTTCGGCTTTTATCTCACTCGTTATGTATAGCAAGTCTTCAGCTAATGTTAATGAAGATGAGTTTCAATGA
- the malQ gene encoding 4-alpha-glucanotransferase: MRLAGILQPVASLPAKHGMGDFGPTAYKFVDLIKESKVRIWQILPLNPLGYGNSPYQPYSSKALDEAYISLELLQKDGLLPKRVPTFNRRQEVVDFDGVHQFKDYWLRRAYADFIKLHKRGLAAFKKNNSWVYFYAVFRLLKSQNDEKLWTEWRKEDKEWIIDRKRDLTPFENEINYLIWLQYVAWKQWNDLHLYTNAQGIKIMGDIPMYVGIDSDDVWTNQAAFLLDKDGNPSFIAGVPPDYFSKTGQRWGNPIYNWDYLKAHGYSFWNERLRYNSQLFDIIRIDHFRAFDTYWKIPASCLTAVEGEWVLGPRYDFFDELFKLMPDIQIVAEDLGDLRPEVLELRDHYHFMGMKIIEFSFNPYNLDETRKNDRPNLIVYTGTHDNETILGWWMNRDPEYQNRTLGYFYDLGYRENLPSITDKFIAFTLNNVADWAILPTQDILGLDNSARINTPGTIGSPNWEWKMADYRLLEERLKFFKGLVSDSNRG; encoded by the coding sequence ATGCGTTTAGCTGGCATTCTTCAACCTGTAGCATCTCTACCCGCCAAGCATGGAATGGGAGATTTTGGGCCGACGGCCTATAAATTTGTCGATTTAATTAAAGAAAGCAAAGTAAGGATTTGGCAGATTCTTCCCCTCAATCCCTTGGGTTATGGCAATTCGCCTTATCAACCATATTCGAGTAAGGCATTAGATGAGGCTTATATTTCCTTAGAACTACTGCAGAAAGATGGACTTTTGCCTAAGCGCGTACCAACCTTTAATCGGCGACAGGAAGTGGTCGATTTTGATGGCGTGCATCAATTTAAAGATTATTGGCTACGCAGAGCATATGCCGATTTTATCAAACTTCATAAAAGGGGATTGGCGGCATTTAAAAAGAACAACTCATGGGTTTATTTCTATGCCGTATTTCGTCTTTTGAAATCGCAGAACGATGAAAAGTTATGGACAGAATGGCGTAAAGAAGACAAGGAGTGGATCATAGACCGTAAGCGGGATCTTACACCGTTTGAAAACGAAATCAACTACCTTATTTGGCTTCAGTATGTAGCTTGGAAACAATGGAATGACTTGCATTTATATACTAATGCCCAAGGGATAAAAATAATGGGCGATATTCCGATGTATGTCGGAATTGACAGCGACGATGTTTGGACTAATCAAGCGGCCTTTCTTCTCGATAAGGACGGGAATCCGTCATTTATTGCGGGGGTTCCACCGGATTATTTTTCAAAGACCGGGCAAAGATGGGGCAACCCGATTTATAACTGGGATTATTTGAAAGCGCATGGCTATTCTTTCTGGAATGAAAGACTAAGGTATAACTCCCAATTGTTTGATATCATCCGCATTGATCACTTTCGGGCTTTTGACACATATTGGAAAATCCCTGCGTCTTGCTTAACGGCTGTGGAGGGAGAATGGGTATTAGGTCCCAGATATGACTTCTTTGACGAATTATTCAAATTGATGCCAGATATTCAAATTGTGGCGGAAGATTTAGGCGATTTGCGACCCGAAGTGTTGGAACTGCGAGACCATTATCACTTCATGGGCATGAAGATTATCGAGTTTTCTTTTAATCCATATAATTTGGATGAGACAAGAAAAAATGATCGCCCCAATTTAATTGTCTATACCGGTACCCACGACAATGAAACGATTTTGGGCTGGTGGATGAATCGGGATCCGGAATATCAAAATCGGACCCTCGGCTACTTCTATGATTTAGGATATCGGGAGAACTTGCCTTCGATTACGGATAAATTTATTGCTTTTACACTTAATAATGTTGCCGACTGGGCTATTTTGCCAACGCAGGATATTCTTGGTCTCGACAATTCGGCACGGATAAATACTCCGGGAACCATTGGCTCGCCAAATTGGGAATGGAAGATGGCCGACTATCGTCTTTTAGAAGAAAGATTGAAATTTTTTAAAGGGCTTGTTTCCGATAGCAATCGGGGATGA
- a CDS encoding helix-turn-helix domain-containing protein — protein sequence MRYFYHFWLQKTIDSNLLYDFFYDNFQDSDFRFRMTTKRNGCLDTERNIAVELEGIIPILSNDLGTGIVFVASPIDNDVAHRAIMKARSLGNGLYFLAEVLILMLAERDYALVPVLRSQLDEVPHELVKTADMFLKCGLNASDAADKLYIHRNTFNYRLSKFISLTGLDIRDYWTSQYYMILSRISSSK from the coding sequence ATGCGCTATTTTTATCACTTTTGGCTTCAGAAGACGATTGATAGCAACTTGCTATATGATTTCTTCTATGACAATTTTCAAGACAGTGATTTTCGTTTTCGCATGACGACAAAGCGCAATGGCTGCCTTGATACCGAAAGAAATATCGCTGTTGAACTTGAAGGGATAATTCCGATTTTGTCAAACGACTTAGGAACCGGGATCGTATTTGTCGCCTCGCCGATTGATAATGATGTTGCCCACCGGGCGATTATGAAAGCCCGTTCGCTTGGAAACGGACTTTACTTTTTAGCTGAGGTTTTAATTTTAATGCTTGCCGAGAGAGATTATGCCTTGGTACCGGTTCTGCGAAGTCAATTGGATGAAGTACCGCATGAATTAGTCAAAACCGCCGATATGTTTCTAAAATGCGGTCTTAATGCCAGCGACGCGGCTGATAAACTCTATATTCATCGCAATACATTCAATTACCGTCTTTCTAAGTTTATCTCGCTTACTGGGCTGGATATTCGCGATTATTGGACATCGCAGTACTATATGATTTTGAGCCGTATTTCCTCGTCAAAGTAA